A stretch of the Streptococcus oralis genome encodes the following:
- the wecB gene encoding non-hydrolyzing UDP-N-acetylglucosamine 2-epimerase, with protein MKKLKVMVVFGTRPEAIKMAPLVLELQKHSDSIETITVVTAQHRQMLDQVLETFRIEPHYDLDIMGKNQSLLDITGKILEKFDPVVKQELPDIILVHGDTTTTFAASLVAFYNQVRIGHVEAGLRTFDKYSPFPEEMNRQMTDNLADLYFAPTSESKENLLKENHPESAIVITGNTAIDALKLTVQSDYYHKVLDQLDPDKKLVLVTMHRRENQGQPMRNVFTALREMVDLHQEIEVVYPVHLSPVVQEAAKDILAGHNRIHLIEPLDVLDFHNLASRSYFIMTDSGGVQEEAPSLGKPVLVLRDTTERPEGVRAGTLKLVGTDPVSVKEAMTALLTDETLYGQMSQAPNPNGDGNASERIVQTIKHYFGFAESASEFQEGARTK; from the coding sequence ATGAAAAAACTGAAAGTGATGGTTGTTTTTGGGACACGACCGGAAGCGATTAAAATGGCCCCTTTAGTGTTGGAATTGCAAAAACATAGTGACAGTATTGAGACGATAACAGTTGTGACAGCTCAGCATCGTCAAATGCTGGACCAAGTTCTTGAAACGTTTCGCATCGAGCCACATTATGACCTGGATATTATGGGGAAGAATCAATCTCTCTTAGATATTACTGGAAAAATTTTAGAAAAGTTTGATCCAGTTGTTAAGCAAGAACTTCCAGATATAATTCTTGTTCATGGAGATACAACAACAACTTTTGCAGCAAGTTTAGTTGCTTTCTATAATCAGGTACGTATCGGCCACGTTGAAGCTGGTCTAAGGACCTTTGATAAGTATTCTCCTTTCCCAGAAGAAATGAATCGTCAGATGACTGATAACCTAGCGGATCTTTATTTTGCTCCAACTAGTGAGAGTAAAGAAAATCTCCTCAAGGAAAATCACCCTGAGTCTGCTATTGTCATTACGGGAAATACAGCCATTGATGCCTTGAAACTAACCGTTCAATCGGATTACTATCATAAAGTTCTGGATCAATTGGACCCAGATAAGAAACTTGTATTGGTAACCATGCACCGTCGTGAAAATCAAGGTCAACCAATGAGAAATGTCTTTACAGCTTTACGTGAGATGGTCGATCTTCATCAGGAAATTGAAGTTGTCTATCCTGTTCACCTTAGCCCTGTCGTTCAAGAAGCAGCAAAAGATATCTTAGCTGGGCACAATCGTATTCACTTGATTGAACCTCTAGATGTACTTGATTTTCATAATTTGGCTTCAAGAAGCTATTTTATCATGACTGACTCTGGCGGAGTTCAAGAAGAGGCGCCTTCTCTCGGCAAACCTGTCCTTGTCCTTCGTGACACGACGGAACGTCCAGAAGGAGTACGTGCGGGTACTTTGAAGCTAGTTGGTACGGATCCAGTAAGTGTGAAAGAAGCGATGACAGCACTCTTAACAGATGAAACTCTTTATGGACAAATGTCTCAGGCACCAAATCCTAATGGAGATGGAAATGCATCAGAAAGAATTGTACAAACTATTAAACATTATTTTGGTTTTGCTGAATCTGCATCAGAGTTTCAAGAAGGAGCTAGGACAAAATGA
- a CDS encoding MFS transporter, with translation MFKRNYRKNIGLMAGVEFFAFLGITSFWILFLSQNGMSLWQIGLLESIFHATSVICEIPSGMLADRYSYKTNLYLSRIAGIASSILMLAGQGNFWIYALAMVVSALSYNFDSGTSAAMVYDSAVEAGLKERYLSISSFMSGVAEGTRSLGTVLAGFFVHGQLHLTYYIMIVTSIIVLFLTWMLKEPSVKAQKSERLTMKKIIWTVKEELRRNPSLFSWMILSQIIGTLMCMFYFYYQNQLPDLEGWQISMVMLMGSVLNIWAVYLASKIGKKYSALKLFPILVLLTGGTYLLSYFGTPLIYILVYLISNALYALFQPIFDNDLQKRLPSEVRATMLSVYSMMFSLSMIIIFPLTGWLIDYLGFVVAFLYLGLILVLASFLLFFILKEMAGALKLEEDVISK, from the coding sequence ATGTTTAAACGAAATTACCGGAAGAATATCGGTCTCATGGCTGGTGTGGAATTTTTTGCCTTTCTGGGCATTACCAGCTTTTGGATTCTATTTCTCAGTCAAAACGGGATGTCGCTTTGGCAGATTGGCTTATTGGAAAGTATTTTTCATGCCACCAGTGTCATCTGTGAAATTCCCTCAGGAATGTTAGCTGACCGCTATTCCTATAAAACCAATCTATATTTAAGTCGAATAGCTGGGATTGCCTCGTCTATTCTCATGTTAGCAGGGCAAGGTAATTTTTGGATTTACGCACTCGCTATGGTGGTGAGTGCCTTGTCTTATAATTTTGATTCGGGGACGAGTGCAGCCATGGTTTATGATTCGGCTGTGGAGGCTGGATTAAAAGAGCGCTACTTGTCTATCTCCAGTTTTATGTCAGGAGTCGCAGAAGGGACTCGGTCTTTGGGGACCGTTTTAGCGGGATTTTTTGTCCATGGTCAATTGCACTTGACCTACTATATCATGATTGTTACTTCTATAATCGTTCTTTTCCTAACTTGGATGCTAAAAGAGCCTAGTGTTAAAGCGCAAAAATCTGAGCGTTTGACGATGAAAAAAATAATCTGGACTGTCAAAGAGGAGTTGCGGAGAAACCCCAGTCTTTTTAGTTGGATGATTCTTTCCCAAATCATCGGGACACTGATGTGCATGTTTTATTTTTACTATCAAAATCAACTTCCTGACTTAGAAGGGTGGCAGATTTCGATGGTCATGTTGATGGGCAGTGTTTTGAATATCTGGGCAGTTTATCTAGCAAGTAAGATTGGAAAGAAGTATTCAGCCTTAAAACTCTTTCCCATTCTTGTACTCTTGACGGGAGGAACTTATTTGCTTTCCTACTTTGGTACGCCGCTGATTTATATTTTGGTTTATTTGATCAGTAACGCCTTATATGCTCTCTTTCAGCCGATTTTTGATAATGATTTACAAAAGCGACTCCCAAGTGAGGTACGGGCAACCATGCTAAGTGTCTACTCTATGATGTTCAGCCTAAGCATGATTATCATTTTTCCTCTGACGGGATGGTTGATTGATTATCTAGGATTTGTAGTAGCCTTCCTTTACTTAGGGCTCATTTTAGTACTAGCCAGCTTTTTGCTATTTTTCATTTTGAAAGAGATGGCTGGAGCTTTGAAACTGGAAGAGGATGTTATTTCTAAGTAA
- a CDS encoding MarR family winged helix-turn-helix transcriptional regulator, with protein sequence MKQYLKEKISDNQLDLKTAIVLNKAIRTFKPYEANAAKEHGLTPTQFSVLETLYSKGELRIQDLIEKMLATSGNMTVVIRNMVRDGWISRTCDPKDRRSFFLKLTPAGRRKIEEVLPDHIDSIVEALSILEDGEKEDLIQILKKFKNL encoded by the coding sequence ATGAAACAATATTTGAAAGAGAAAATTTCCGATAATCAATTAGACTTAAAAACGGCTATCGTCCTCAACAAAGCCATACGAACTTTTAAACCATATGAAGCCAATGCTGCCAAAGAACACGGATTAACCCCTACTCAATTTTCCGTTCTGGAGACCCTCTATAGCAAGGGGGAACTACGCATTCAGGACTTGATTGAAAAAATGCTAGCCACTTCTGGAAACATGACTGTTGTCATTCGAAATATGGTTCGAGATGGATGGATTTCTAGAACTTGCGACCCCAAGGATCGTCGCTCCTTTTTCCTGAAATTAACACCTGCAGGACGCAGAAAAATCGAAGAGGTTCTTCCTGACCATATCGATTCGATCGTAGAAGCACTCAGCATCTTGGAAGATGGCGAAAAGGAAGACTTAATCCAGATTTTAAAAAAATTTAAAAATTTGTGA
- a CDS encoding pyridoxal phosphate-dependent aminotransferase — MKLSKRVLEMEESVTLASDARAKALKAQGKDVLFLTLGQPDFHTPENIQDAAIEAIRDGRASFYTVASGLPELKAAVNTYFERYYGYSVAANEVTFATGAKFSLYTFFMAVVNPGDEVIIPTPYWVSYGDQVKMAEGVPVFVQAKEDNHFKVTVEQLEAARTDKTKVLVLNSPSNPTGMIYSREELLAIGNWAVEHDVLILADDIYGRLVYNGNEFVPISSLSEAIRKQTIVINGVSKAYAMTGWRVGYAVGNPEIIAAMSKLTGQTTSNLTAVSQYATIEALTGPQDSVETMRQAFEERLNTIYPLLCQVPGFEVVKPQGAFYLFPNVKKAMEMKGYTDVTEFTTAILEEVGLALITGAGFGTPENVRLSYATDLDTLKEAIRRLHQFMEK, encoded by the coding sequence ATGAAACTATCCAAACGTGTACTAGAAATGGAAGAAAGCGTCACTCTAGCCAGTGATGCAAGAGCCAAAGCATTAAAAGCTCAGGGAAAGGATGTTCTTTTCTTAACCTTGGGACAGCCTGATTTTCATACTCCTGAAAACATTCAGGATGCAGCGATAGAAGCGATTCGGGATGGACGAGCTTCCTTTTATACAGTTGCTTCAGGCCTACCAGAGTTAAAAGCGGCGGTTAATACCTATTTTGAACGCTATTATGGGTATTCTGTTGCAGCCAACGAGGTTACCTTTGCCACTGGTGCTAAGTTCTCTCTCTACACCTTCTTTATGGCTGTGGTCAATCCAGGTGATGAGGTCATCATTCCTACACCATACTGGGTCAGCTATGGAGACCAGGTCAAGATGGCAGAAGGTGTGCCAGTCTTTGTCCAGGCCAAGGAAGACAATCACTTTAAAGTAACAGTAGAGCAGCTAGAAGCAGCGCGAACAGATAAGACCAAGGTCTTGGTTCTCAATTCACCATCGAATCCGACCGGTATGATCTACTCTCGCGAGGAACTTTTGGCTATCGGAAATTGGGCTGTTGAACATGATGTCCTTATCCTAGCAGATGATATTTACGGTCGTCTGGTTTATAACGGGAACGAATTTGTTCCAATTTCTAGTCTGTCAGAAGCCATTCGCAAGCAAACTATTGTGATTAACGGTGTATCTAAGGCCTATGCCATGACTGGTTGGCGGGTAGGTTATGCTGTGGGAAATCCTGAAATTATTGCTGCCATGAGCAAATTGACAGGACAAACGACTTCAAATCTGACAGCAGTATCTCAGTATGCAACGATTGAGGCGCTGACTGGACCGCAAGACTCTGTTGAAACCATGCGCCAAGCCTTTGAAGAACGTTTGAATACCATTTATCCACTCTTGTGCCAAGTGCCAGGATTTGAAGTTGTCAAGCCCCAAGGAGCCTTCTATCTTTTCCCAAATGTTAAAAAAGCGATGGAGATGAAGGGTTATACTGATGTGACAGAGTTTACAACGGCTATTCTCGAAGAAGTCGGTCTTGCCTTGATTACAGGAGCTGGATTTGGAACACCAGAAAATGTTCGTCTCAGCTATGCCACAGACTTGGATACATTAAAAGAAGCTATTCGCCGTTTGCATCAATTTATGGAAAAATAA
- the rpsR gene encoding 30S ribosomal protein S18, translated as MAQQRRGGFKRRKKVDYIAANKIEYVDYKDTELLSRFVSERGKILPRRVTGTSAKNQRKVTTAIKRARVMALMPFVNED; from the coding sequence ATGGCTCAACAACGTCGTGGCGGATTCAAACGCCGTAAAAAAGTTGATTACATCGCAGCAAACAAAATTGAATATGTTGATTACAAAGATACTGAGCTTCTTAGCCGTTTCGTTTCAGAACGTGGGAAAATCCTTCCTCGTCGTGTAACAGGAACTTCAGCTAAAAACCAACGTAAAGTAACAACAGCTATCAAACGCGCTCGCGTAATGGCTTTGATGCCTTTCGTAAACGAAGATTAA
- the rpsF gene encoding 30S ribosomal protein S6: MAKYEILYIIRPNIEEEAKNALVARFDSILTDNGATVVESKDWEKRRLAYEIQDFREGLYHIVNVEANDDAALKEFDRLSKINADILRHMIVKLDA; the protein is encoded by the coding sequence ATGGCTAAATACGAAATTCTTTATATCATTCGTCCAAACATTGAAGAAGAAGCGAAAAACGCTTTGGTAGCACGTTTTGACTCTATCTTGACTGACAACGGTGCAACTGTTGTTGAATCAAAAGACTGGGAAAAACGTCGTCTTGCATACGAAATCCAAGATTTCCGTGAAGGACTTTACCACATCGTTAACGTTGAAGCAAACGACGACGCAGCTCTTAAAGAGTTTGACCGTCTTTCAAAAATCAACGCTGACATTCTTCGTCACATGATCGTCAAACTTGACGCGTAA
- the asnS gene encoding asparagine--tRNA ligase: MTKRVTIIDVKDYVGQEVTIGAWVANKSGKGKIAFLQLRDGTAFFQGVAFKPNFIEKFGEEVGLEKFDTIKRLSQETSVYVTGIVKEDERSKFGYELDITDIEVIGESQDYPITPKEHGTDFLMDNRHLWLRSRKQVAVMQIRNAIIYATYEFFDKNGFMKFDSPILSGNAAEDSTELFETDYFGTPAYLSQSGQLYLEAGAMALGRVFDFGPVFRAEKSKTRRHLTEFWMMDAEYSYLTHDESLDLQEAYVKALLQGVLDRAPQALETLERDTELLKRYIAEPFKRITYDQAIDLLQEHENDEDADYEHLEHGDDFGSPHETWISNHFGVPTFVMNYPAAIKAFYMKPVPGNPERVLCADLLAPEGYGEIIGGSMREEDYDALVAKMDELGMDRTEYEFYLDLRKYGTVPHGGFGIGIERMVTFAAGTKHIREAIPFPRMLHRIKP, from the coding sequence ATGACAAAACGTGTAACAATTATCGATGTAAAAGACTACGTTGGTCAAGAAGTGACCATCGGAGCCTGGGTTGCCAACAAATCTGGAAAAGGGAAAATTGCCTTCTTGCAATTGCGTGATGGAACAGCCTTCTTCCAAGGTGTAGCCTTTAAACCAAACTTTATTGAAAAGTTCGGTGAGGAAGTGGGACTAGAGAAGTTTGATACAATTAAACGCCTAAGCCAAGAAACTTCTGTTTATGTGACAGGAATTGTCAAAGAAGATGAGCGTTCTAAGTTTGGCTATGAGCTCGATATCACAGACATCGAAGTGATCGGTGAATCTCAAGACTACCCAATCACTCCAAAAGAACACGGCACAGACTTCTTGATGGACAACCGTCACTTGTGGCTCCGTTCTCGTAAGCAAGTAGCGGTTATGCAAATCCGTAACGCGATTATCTATGCGACTTATGAGTTTTTCGACAAGAACGGCTTCATGAAGTTTGATAGCCCAATCCTTTCAGGAAATGCAGCAGAAGATTCAACAGAACTCTTTGAAACAGACTACTTTGGAACACCAGCCTACTTGAGCCAATCAGGTCAGCTTTACCTAGAAGCAGGGGCTATGGCTCTTGGTCGTGTCTTTGACTTTGGTCCAGTATTCCGTGCTGAAAAATCAAAAACGCGCCGTCACTTGACTGAGTTCTGGATGATGGACGCAGAGTACTCTTACTTGACACACGATGAGTCACTTGACTTGCAAGAAGCTTACGTAAAAGCCCTTCTTCAGGGCGTTTTGGATCGTGCACCTCAAGCCTTGGAAACCTTGGAACGTGATACAGAGCTCTTGAAACGCTACATTGCAGAGCCATTCAAACGCATCACTTACGATCAAGCCATTGACCTCTTGCAAGAGCATGAAAACGATGAAGATGCTGACTACGAGCATTTGGAACATGGCGATGACTTTGGTTCACCACACGAAACATGGATTTCAAACCACTTTGGTGTGCCAACATTTGTCATGAACTACCCAGCAGCTATCAAGGCCTTCTACATGAAACCAGTTCCTGGAAATCCAGAACGCGTACTTTGTGCAGACTTGCTTGCACCAGAAGGATATGGAGAAATCATCGGTGGTTCTATGCGTGAGGAAGACTACGATGCCCTTGTCGCTAAGATGGATGAACTTGGTATGGATCGTACAGAGTATGAATTCTATCTTGACCTTCGTAAATACGGTACAGTTCCACACGGAGGATTTGGTATCGGTATCGAGCGTATGGTAACCTTCGCAGCTGGAACCAAACACATCCGTGAAGCCATTCCATTCCCACGTATGTTGCATCGTATCAAACCATAA
- a CDS encoding glycosyltransferase family 2 protein: MISQILMIFTLLTIWISLAWGLVILFSAVHFWFKHSDFRVDTSPLPYYPKVTIVVPAHNEDVVIAQTTKAILDMNYPHDRVELLLFADNCSDNTYAECLSVQAMPEYAGRNLTIIDRTGTGGKAGVLNDALEMATGEYICVYDADAMPEKNALYFLVKEVMKDPERHVASFGRNKTRNANQNFLTRCINQEIVVTQRVHHVGMWHLFKIGRIPGTNFLIQTDFVKSIGGWKNGALTEDTDISFKIMQSGKLIALAYNSEAFQQEPETLKSYYMQRKRWAKGNYEVVLSNFRHLFSRGNWRVKLEVFNYSCVFFWFNFAIVLSDLIFLANVLAICLNLFLPDVRVPFAFDADNIYIAQLMLFNWILMIGLYLMQIMTALASQFGQATTKQIWLALASYFSYSQIFIIVSVDSISSIILDKVLRRKETKWVKTKRFAG; this comes from the coding sequence ATGATTAGTCAAATACTGATGATTTTTACCTTGCTTACAATTTGGATTTCTCTAGCTTGGGGCTTGGTAATTCTCTTTTCGGCAGTACACTTTTGGTTTAAACACAGTGATTTTCGTGTAGATACTTCGCCACTTCCTTATTATCCGAAGGTTACCATTGTCGTACCTGCTCATAATGAGGATGTGGTTATTGCACAGACGACAAAAGCTATCTTGGATATGAATTATCCTCACGACCGTGTGGAGTTGCTCTTGTTTGCGGATAACTGTTCGGACAATACCTATGCAGAGTGTTTGTCTGTACAAGCCATGCCCGAATATGCAGGAAGAAATCTGACTATTATCGACCGTACTGGTACGGGAGGAAAAGCGGGCGTTCTAAACGATGCTTTGGAGATGGCAACAGGCGAATATATCTGTGTTTATGATGCGGATGCCATGCCTGAAAAGAACGCTCTTTATTTCCTTGTAAAAGAAGTGATGAAGGATCCAGAACGTCACGTGGCATCTTTCGGTCGCAACAAGACTCGAAATGCCAATCAAAATTTCTTGACACGTTGTATCAACCAAGAAATCGTTGTTACTCAGCGGGTGCACCACGTTGGGATGTGGCATCTCTTTAAAATTGGGCGTATCCCAGGAACCAACTTTCTCATTCAAACCGACTTTGTAAAGAGTATCGGTGGTTGGAAAAATGGTGCCTTGACCGAGGATACCGATATTTCCTTCAAAATCATGCAGAGTGGTAAATTGATTGCCCTTGCCTATAATTCAGAGGCTTTCCAACAAGAACCTGAGACTTTAAAGAGTTACTATATGCAGCGTAAACGGTGGGCGAAAGGAAATTATGAAGTTGTTCTCTCAAACTTTAGGCATTTATTTAGCAGAGGAAACTGGCGTGTCAAACTAGAAGTATTTAATTATTCTTGTGTCTTCTTTTGGTTTAACTTTGCCATTGTTCTCTCAGATTTAATTTTCCTAGCGAATGTGCTAGCGATCTGCCTTAATCTTTTCTTACCAGATGTCAGAGTTCCATTCGCTTTTGATGCGGACAATATCTACATCGCCCAGCTTATGCTCTTCAACTGGATACTTATGATTGGTCTGTATTTGATGCAAATTATGACAGCATTAGCAAGTCAATTTGGACAAGCGACGACTAAACAAATCTGGTTGGCCTTGGCATCTTATTTTAGTTATTCTCAGATCTTTATTATCGTATCGGTTGATTCTATCTCATCTATTATACTGGATAAGGTACTTCGACGGAAAGAAACCAAGTGGGTTAAAACCAAACGGTTTGCAGGATAG
- a CDS encoding NAD(P)H-dependent oxidoreductase, which translates to MSKKVLFIVGSLRQGSFNHQMALEAEKALSGKAEVSYLDYSAVPLFSQDLEVPTHPAVAAAREAVLAADAIWIFSPVYNFSIPGTVKNLLDWLSRAIDLSDTRGASALQDKFVTVSSVANAGHEQLFAIYKDLLPFIRTQVVGDFTAARVNDSAWADGKLVLEEATASSLAKQADDLLAAIN; encoded by the coding sequence ATGTCTAAAAAAGTATTATTTATCGTCGGTTCACTTCGCCAAGGTTCTTTCAACCACCAAATGGCCCTCGAAGCTGAAAAAGCACTTTCTGGAAAAGCAGAAGTTAGCTATCTTGATTACTCAGCTGTTCCTCTCTTCAGCCAAGATTTGGAAGTTCCAACTCATCCAGCTGTAGCTGCTGCTCGTGAAGCAGTCCTTGCTGCTGATGCAATCTGGATCTTCTCTCCAGTCTACAACTTCTCTATCCCTGGAACAGTGAAAAACTTGCTTGACTGGCTCTCTCGCGCCATTGACTTGTCTGATACACGTGGTGCTTCTGCCCTCCAAGACAAGTTTGTTACTGTCTCATCTGTAGCCAATGCCGGTCACGAGCAACTCTTTGCTATTTACAAAGACCTCTTGCCATTTATCCGTACACAAGTCGTTGGTGACTTTACAGCTGCTCGCGTCAATGACTCTGCTTGGGCTGACGGAAAATTGGTGTTAGAAGAAGCAACTGCTTCATCACTTGCAAAACAAGCTGACGACCTTCTTGCAGCCATCAACTAA
- a CDS encoding GNAT family N-acetyltransferase — MKTTCSIRKMQESDIKDLSRGFISQGWPGREEILARYFLEQESGEREVLVAEVEGTVAGYITILPDAKQGPFDGMAPELSDFNVFEPFQNQGIGNLLLEEAEKRVGLISDKVTLGVGLHSGYGPAQRLYIKRGYIPDGTGVWYQNHQTAMNAVCEDIGELVLYLSKNLF, encoded by the coding sequence ATGAAGACGACATGTTCAATTAGAAAAATGCAAGAATCTGACATTAAAGATCTATCTCGAGGATTTATCAGCCAAGGTTGGCCGGGTAGAGAAGAAATTTTGGCTAGATATTTTCTTGAACAAGAAAGTGGGGAGAGAGAAGTTTTAGTTGCAGAGGTTGAGGGTACTGTAGCGGGTTACATTACGATTTTACCCGATGCTAAGCAGGGTCCCTTTGATGGAATGGCTCCAGAACTTTCAGATTTCAATGTCTTTGAGCCCTTTCAAAATCAAGGTATTGGAAATCTCTTGCTGGAAGAAGCAGAAAAACGAGTTGGGCTCATATCGGATAAGGTGACCCTTGGTGTTGGGCTCCATTCAGGGTATGGACCTGCCCAGAGATTGTACATCAAACGAGGCTATATTCCAGATGGGACGGGTGTTTGGTATCAGAACCATCAAACGGCCATGAATGCGGTTTGTGAAGATATCGGAGAATTAGTCTTGTATCTGTCGAAAAATTTGTTTTAA
- a CDS encoding DUF5590 domain-containing protein gives MKLRQKKAKNKLLLQYGIGIALVVLVMTTSFLYLISLSMKPYQDARVEGEKLAKQYAELEQADQVDFYNGLEGYYSVLGHNKKQEAIAVLIEKNDHKIYVYQLDKGISQDKAATISREKGASDIDKITFGRYQDKPIWEVKSGNQYYLVDFETGAVIQ, from the coding sequence GTGAAACTAAGACAGAAAAAAGCAAAAAACAAGCTACTTTTACAGTATGGAATCGGCATTGCTCTGGTAGTACTAGTCATGACCACTTCCTTCCTTTATCTGATATCACTCAGCATGAAACCCTATCAAGATGCTAGAGTTGAGGGAGAAAAACTAGCCAAGCAGTATGCAGAATTGGAACAGGCAGATCAGGTTGATTTTTATAATGGACTAGAAGGTTATTACAGCGTTTTAGGACATAATAAAAAGCAAGAGGCCATTGCCGTACTGATTGAAAAGAATGACCACAAGATTTATGTCTATCAGCTTGATAAGGGGATTTCTCAAGACAAGGCAGCGACGATTTCGAGGGAAAAAGGAGCTAGCGACATTGACAAGATCACCTTTGGTCGTTATCAGGACAAGCCGATTTGGGAAGTTAAGTCAGGAAACCAGTACTATCTGGTTGACTTTGAAACAGGAGCAGTGATCCAATAA
- the ssbA gene encoding single-stranded DNA-binding protein SsbA, whose protein sequence is MINNVVLVGRMTRDAELRYTPSNVAVATFTLAVNRTFKSQNGEREADFINVVMWRQQAENLANWAKKGSLIGITGRIQTRSYDNQQGQRVYVTEVVAENFQMLESRGVREGHSGGAYSAPTAGQSAPANPVPDFSRSENPFAATNPLDISDDDLPF, encoded by the coding sequence ATGATTAACAATGTTGTACTTGTAGGGCGTATGACACGTGACGCTGAGTTGCGTTATACCCCATCAAATGTAGCAGTTGCGACTTTTACTCTTGCAGTAAACCGTACATTTAAGAGTCAAAATGGCGAACGTGAGGCTGATTTCATCAATGTCGTTATGTGGCGCCAACAGGCTGAAAATCTTGCTAACTGGGCTAAAAAAGGCTCTCTTATCGGGATCACAGGCCGTATCCAGACTCGTAGTTACGATAACCAGCAAGGACAACGTGTCTACGTAACAGAAGTCGTGGCTGAGAATTTCCAAATGTTGGAAAGCCGCGGAGTGCGCGAAGGACATTCAGGTGGAGCTTATTCTGCACCAACTGCTGGCCAATCAGCACCTGCAAACCCAGTACCAGACTTTTCACGTTCTGAAAATCCATTTGCAGCAACCAATCCATTGGACATTTCAGATGATGATTTACCATTCTAA
- the yaaA gene encoding peroxide stress protein YaaA, with amino-acid sequence MKILIPTAKEMNTDHPCIEALPLREKSQAVLDSLANYSASELETFYKVSAEKAEEEYGHIQALKDHRAKHYPALKLFDGLMYRHIKRDGLTEAEQTYLENHVLITSALYGVVPAISPMAPHRLDFLMKLKVAGKTLKSHWKSAYDEALQDENLIFSLLSSEFETVFSKKIREKMVTFKFMEDKEGQLKIHSTISKKARGAFLSALIEGQVQTVEQARKLCFAGFDYRPDLSSDLELVFVKQA; translated from the coding sequence ATGAAAATTTTAATCCCAACAGCAAAAGAAATGAACACAGACCATCCTTGTATCGAAGCGCTCCCTTTGAGGGAAAAAAGTCAGGCAGTCCTTGACTCACTGGCGAATTACTCAGCTAGTGAATTAGAGACTTTTTACAAGGTATCTGCTGAGAAAGCAGAAGAAGAGTACGGCCATATTCAAGCTTTAAAAGATCACAGGGCTAAACATTATCCAGCCTTGAAACTTTTCGATGGTCTCATGTATCGTCACATCAAACGAGATGGGTTAACCGAGGCTGAACAAACCTATCTTGAAAATCATGTTTTAATAACATCAGCTTTATACGGTGTTGTCCCTGCCATATCTCCAATGGCTCCTCACCGTTTGGATTTCTTGATGAAGTTAAAAGTTGCTGGTAAGACTTTAAAGAGTCATTGGAAGTCAGCTTACGATGAGGCCCTACAGGATGAGAACTTGATATTCTCACTCCTATCATCAGAGTTTGAAACTGTATTTTCGAAGAAAATCAGAGAAAAGATGGTGACCTTCAAATTTATGGAGGATAAGGAAGGTCAGCTGAAGATTCACTCAACTATTTCAAAAAAAGCACGTGGCGCCTTTTTGAGCGCCTTGATAGAAGGACAAGTTCAAACAGTCGAACAAGCTCGCAAGCTCTGCTTTGCCGGCTTTGACTACCGACCTGATTTATCAAGTGATTTAGAACTCGTCTTTGTGAAACAAGCATAA